Proteins from a single region of Lujinxingia litoralis:
- the queG gene encoding tRNA epoxyqueuosine(34) reductase QueG: MSSPNAQERAQLREAIDQEARRLGFSACAVIPAERLPSARSYQEWLREGRHGSMDYMEKYQPLRVDPRVLEEGTTSVVVLLTNYHQGSDRFEGGLRVARYAHGDDYHDFLWDRMRELAAFIHAETGVEVATRPAVDSAPLLERDLARMAGLGWVGKNALLIRQGLGSFTIISEILVAMDLGERARSAADRCGRCTRCLDACPTGAIVSPHIIDARRCISYLTIELRGPIPRRLRPLIGDHVFGCDICQTVCPWNRRAPMSEDPGFSPREAYRTLSPMELLGFDHARYVEVFRRSPMKRAKLAGLKRNAAVVVGNSGERRHVAQLGSYMAAEESALVRSHIAWALGRLGGELAIEALREARVRESEPAVLEEIEHALQMTSRG, encoded by the coding sequence ATGAGTTCGCCCAACGCACAAGAGCGCGCCCAGCTGCGCGAAGCCATCGATCAGGAGGCGCGCCGGCTGGGGTTTTCGGCCTGCGCGGTGATTCCGGCGGAGCGCTTGCCCTCGGCACGAAGCTATCAGGAGTGGCTGCGTGAGGGGCGCCACGGCTCGATGGATTATATGGAGAAGTATCAGCCGCTGCGTGTGGACCCGCGGGTGCTGGAGGAGGGCACAACCTCGGTGGTGGTGCTGCTGACGAATTACCACCAGGGCAGCGATCGTTTTGAGGGGGGATTGCGCGTGGCGCGTTATGCGCATGGCGACGACTACCACGACTTTTTGTGGGATCGGATGCGGGAGCTCGCCGCGTTCATTCACGCGGAGACCGGGGTGGAGGTGGCGACCCGGCCAGCGGTCGACTCGGCGCCGCTTCTGGAGCGCGATCTGGCGCGGATGGCCGGGTTAGGGTGGGTTGGGAAAAATGCGCTCCTGATCCGGCAGGGGTTGGGCAGCTTTACGATCATCTCGGAGATCTTGGTGGCGATGGATCTGGGGGAGCGCGCCCGGTCGGCCGCTGATCGCTGTGGCAGGTGCACGCGTTGCCTGGATGCATGCCCGACCGGGGCGATCGTGTCGCCGCATATCATTGATGCGCGACGCTGCATTTCTTATCTCACCATTGAGCTGCGGGGGCCGATTCCCCGTCGGCTGCGGCCGCTGATCGGTGACCATGTCTTTGGTTGCGATATCTGCCAGACGGTCTGCCCCTGGAACCGACGAGCGCCGATGAGTGAGGACCCCGGTTTCTCGCCCCGGGAGGCCTATCGAACGCTGAGCCCGATGGAGTTGTTGGGCTTTGATCACGCGCGCTACGTCGAGGTCTTCAGGCGTTCGCCGATGAAGCGTGCCAAGCTCGCCGGACTCAAGCGCAATGCCGCGGTGGTGGTGGGGAACTCGGGAGAGCGCCGGCATGTGGCGCAGCTTGGCAGCTACATGGCAGCTGAGGAGTCCGCGCTGGTGCGAAGCCATATCGCCTGGGCGCTGGGGCGGCTGGGCGGAGAGCTGGCGATTGAGGCGCTGCGGGAGGCGCGTGTCCGGGAGTCGGAGCCGGCGGTGCTCGAAGAGATCGAGCACGCGTTGCAGATGACTTCTCGGGGTTGA
- a CDS encoding PEGA domain-containing protein, with translation MVFKHASAIAALTLLLTFSHSVSAQQPVTKQELTEADLSTLVNLAREAYEAGEYEVAIERLLLANRREPDPRLLINVARSYAQADNCALSLVYYAAFVRHPAAQEPLIASAQAALDEGKADCPAYTDELGGRIMFESEPMFARVYIDDTFIGTTPTESAGLAPGTYQVRMELDDHQDFTQELEVVAQQDATIGAIMETPSAEVSESDSLPDATEAPADEAQAPVNYFAYGLVGAGALALGNGLVFDLVVIPGIDEERRQLSPDQTDEYAELTSRRQSRANIAIGSYVAGAVLITGGVAWLVYDYMSAGAGSDNSQQDDIQRRLGSIQVAPALGQGVAGVVLGGRF, from the coding sequence GTGGTTTTTAAGCACGCTAGCGCGATCGCAGCGCTGACACTGCTCCTGACGTTCAGTCATTCGGTCAGCGCACAGCAACCCGTGACCAAGCAAGAGTTGACCGAGGCCGATCTCTCCACCCTCGTCAATCTGGCCCGGGAAGCCTACGAGGCCGGCGAGTATGAAGTGGCCATTGAGCGCCTGCTGCTGGCCAACCGTAGAGAACCCGATCCTCGCCTGCTGATCAACGTGGCCCGAAGCTATGCCCAGGCCGACAACTGCGCCCTGAGCCTGGTGTATTACGCCGCGTTTGTGCGTCACCCGGCGGCTCAGGAGCCCCTCATCGCCTCGGCGCAAGCCGCTCTCGACGAAGGCAAAGCTGACTGCCCCGCTTACACCGACGAGCTCGGCGGTCGCATCATGTTTGAATCCGAGCCCATGTTCGCCCGGGTCTACATCGATGATACGTTCATCGGGACCACGCCGACAGAAAGCGCCGGACTGGCTCCAGGCACCTATCAGGTGCGTATGGAACTCGACGACCATCAGGACTTTACGCAAGAGCTCGAGGTGGTCGCCCAGCAAGACGCCACCATCGGTGCGATTATGGAAACTCCCAGCGCCGAGGTCTCCGAGTCTGACTCCCTGCCGGACGCCACCGAAGCTCCAGCCGATGAAGCCCAGGCCCCGGTTAATTATTTCGCATATGGCCTGGTGGGAGCCGGTGCGCTGGCACTGGGGAACGGCCTGGTCTTCGACCTGGTGGTGATTCCGGGGATCGATGAAGAACGTCGACAGCTCTCCCCCGATCAGACCGATGAGTACGCCGAGTTAACCAGCCGGCGCCAGAGCCGCGCCAATATCGCCATCGGCAGCTACGTGGCCGGCGCCGTCCTGATCACCGGCGGCGTGGCCTGGTTAGTGTACGATTACATGAGCGCAGGGGCCGGTTCCGACAACTCCCAGCAGGACGACATCCAACGTCGCCTGGGTAGCATTCAAGTTGCGCCGGCCCTGGGCCAGGGAGTCGCCGGCGTCGTACTTGGCGGGCGCTTCTAA
- a CDS encoding serine/threonine-protein kinase has translation MQIGNTIAQRYDLLEEIGRGGFGVIFRAQDRQQRLPVALKILHAAGDQLTQEQLEQRFRREALMASSLKHPHSIRQYDYGRCSDCGALYIAMELLHGETLAERLTRSGPFSPELVSRVARGVLRVLSAAHTLDIVHRDLKPANIMLCAHQGEDDFVKVLDFGIAKTMLGNHDLTSAGMALGSPTYMPPELLLGKAPVPASDLYSLGLTLAETIIGAPLAQGASALERARAQIAPAPLPAPDVLMQHPLWPWLSRALAKDISRRFASAEDMLRALDTMMPPPQAAATLKLAAISGPGAPLRSQDARTIETTFEPEPEEVEGATLVMELPPGGFAPPNAQNKISGVAASASPSREAHRSPHASAEAEAEADTHNDMRPLLDRLESDPDDATEMMENPLEMLRQAQALRQAQPASPSQARSQAQATHTDQGPTPVPGANLTPGAGLARRSHASLTPVAPTQPASRGFDAPPAAPHPFSFPAAPPGQQPAPPSRRPAWLSPLNIFVAVLCVLALVLLAILLTR, from the coding sequence ATGCAGATCGGTAATACGATCGCTCAGCGCTATGACCTCCTCGAAGAAATCGGTCGCGGTGGATTTGGCGTTATTTTTCGTGCTCAGGATCGGCAGCAACGCCTTCCGGTGGCGCTTAAGATCCTGCACGCCGCCGGTGACCAGCTCACCCAGGAGCAGCTTGAGCAACGCTTTCGCCGAGAAGCGCTGATGGCCAGCAGTCTCAAGCACCCGCACTCCATCCGACAATACGACTACGGGCGCTGCTCCGACTGCGGAGCGCTCTACATCGCCATGGAGCTGCTCCATGGCGAGACACTCGCCGAACGCCTCACCCGCAGCGGCCCCTTCTCCCCGGAGCTGGTCTCGCGGGTGGCGCGCGGCGTGCTCCGTGTCCTGAGCGCAGCACACACCCTCGACATCGTCCACCGCGACTTAAAACCCGCCAACATCATGCTCTGCGCCCACCAGGGCGAAGATGACTTTGTGAAAGTCCTGGATTTTGGCATCGCCAAGACCATGCTCGGCAATCACGACCTGACCTCCGCCGGGATGGCGCTGGGCAGTCCGACCTACATGCCCCCGGAGCTCTTGCTGGGGAAAGCCCCGGTTCCCGCCAGCGATCTCTACTCGCTGGGGCTGACCCTGGCCGAGACCATCATCGGCGCGCCCCTGGCCCAGGGGGCCTCCGCGCTGGAGCGCGCCCGCGCGCAGATCGCTCCCGCGCCGCTGCCCGCGCCCGATGTCCTTATGCAGCACCCCCTATGGCCCTGGCTCTCCCGGGCGCTCGCCAAAGACATCTCCCGGCGTTTTGCGAGCGCCGAGGACATGCTCCGGGCGCTCGACACCATGATGCCTCCGCCCCAGGCTGCGGCCACGCTCAAACTCGCGGCGATCAGCGGTCCCGGCGCGCCACTTCGCAGCCAGGACGCTCGCACCATTGAGACCACATTTGAGCCGGAGCCCGAAGAGGTCGAAGGGGCCACTCTGGTCATGGAACTACCTCCCGGTGGTTTCGCGCCGCCCAACGCACAAAACAAGATCTCCGGCGTTGCCGCCAGCGCCTCCCCCTCTCGCGAGGCTCATCGCTCGCCCCACGCGTCGGCCGAGGCTGAAGCCGAGGCTGATACCCACAACGATATGCGGCCGCTTCTCGATCGTCTGGAGTCCGATCCCGACGACGCCACCGAAATGATGGAGAACCCGCTGGAGATGTTGCGCCAGGCCCAGGCCTTGCGGCAGGCCCAGCCCGCATCTCCTTCCCAGGCCCGGTCTCAGGCCCAGGCAACGCATACCGATCAGGGCCCCACTCCCGTACCGGGCGCAAACCTCACGCCCGGCGCCGGCCTCGCCCGCCGGTCCCACGCGTCTCTAACCCCCGTGGCGCCCACGCAGCCGGCCAGCCGCGGCTTCGATGCCCCCCCGGCGGCCCCGCACCCCTTCTCGTTCCCCGCAGCGCCGCCGGGGCAACAGCCCGCGCCTCCCTCGCGACGACCGGCCTGGCTCAGCCCCCTGAATATCTTCGTGGCCGTGCTCTGCGTCCTGGCGCTCGTTCTGCTGGCCATCCTCCTCACACGCTGA
- a CDS encoding ABC transporter ATP-binding protein — MLFRLDNVQKDYAGYAALKGISFELDARAVGLLGPNGAGKSTLIKALLGLIPINGGSARVLGMSLPHDARAIRRAVGYMPENDCYLPYMTAVDYVSFNGQLCGMPKSEAFRRAHEVLYYVGLGEARYRPLGGFSTGMKQRAKLAQALVHGPRLLFLDEPTNGLDPAGRDEMLELIADVRDRDVHIVLSTHLLPDVEKICDSVVMLNQGQLVHSGSLAELQKNDDPLIEVGTRDANDAFARHLKDAGFDVQPSGMHLKVRLSSGQSPEDVVRLAVEHDVQLRHFLPQRLTLETAFLALLDEQRAHADARPDA, encoded by the coding sequence GTGCTCTTTCGACTCGATAACGTCCAAAAAGATTACGCCGGCTACGCCGCGCTCAAGGGCATCAGCTTTGAGCTCGACGCCCGCGCCGTGGGTCTGCTCGGCCCCAACGGCGCCGGAAAATCCACGCTGATTAAGGCGCTGCTCGGACTCATCCCCATCAACGGCGGCAGCGCCCGGGTATTGGGCATGAGCCTGCCCCACGACGCCCGGGCGATCCGCCGGGCCGTCGGCTACATGCCCGAGAACGACTGCTACCTGCCCTACATGACCGCCGTCGACTACGTCAGCTTCAACGGACAGCTCTGCGGCATGCCCAAAAGCGAGGCCTTTCGCCGCGCCCACGAAGTCCTCTACTACGTGGGCCTCGGCGAGGCCCGCTACCGCCCCCTGGGTGGCTTCTCGACCGGCATGAAGCAGCGCGCCAAGTTGGCCCAGGCCCTCGTCCATGGCCCGCGCCTGCTCTTCTTAGACGAACCCACCAACGGGCTCGACCCCGCAGGCCGCGACGAGATGCTTGAGCTCATCGCCGACGTACGCGATCGCGACGTGCACATCGTCCTCTCCACGCACCTTTTGCCCGACGTCGAAAAGATCTGCGACAGCGTGGTCATGCTCAACCAGGGCCAGCTGGTGCACTCGGGCTCGCTGGCCGAGCTCCAGAAAAACGACGATCCCCTGATCGAAGTCGGCACCCGCGACGCCAACGACGCCTTCGCTCGCCATCTCAAAGACGCCGGATTTGATGTGCAACCCTCGGGCATGCATCTCAAGGTGCGCTTGAGCTCCGGCCAGAGCCCCGAGGATGTGGTCCGCCTGGCCGTCGAGCACGACGTTCAGCTTCGCCACTTCCTCCCCCAGCGACTGACCCTGGAGACAGCCTTTCTGGCCCTGCTCGACGAGCAACGCGCCCACGCCGACGCTCGGCCCGACGCCTGA
- a CDS encoding YqaA family protein: MSDAPDIADDKFMRRLAWQSVAIMVVMFALTALLGYWLRDPITDLATQFVQLLGAPGIFLGVLAADAISFPIPASTYLFAGVASGASVIPVLIATSLASLMGGALAYLVGPQVARIPFLARRLEIFRPRGEALFKRWGAWAVGIAAVTPMPFSIICWLAGIYRMPFKPFFTATLVRVPRVCLYYGLFALGWASAAG, from the coding sequence GTGAGCGACGCCCCCGACATTGCCGACGATAAGTTCATGCGCCGCCTGGCCTGGCAGAGTGTCGCAATCATGGTGGTGATGTTCGCCCTGACCGCGCTCCTGGGCTACTGGCTGCGCGACCCGATCACCGATCTGGCCACACAATTCGTCCAGTTACTCGGTGCTCCCGGCATCTTTCTGGGGGTGCTGGCCGCCGATGCCATCAGCTTTCCGATCCCGGCGTCCACCTACCTCTTTGCCGGCGTGGCCTCCGGCGCGTCGGTGATTCCGGTCCTGATCGCCACCAGCCTGGCCAGCCTGATGGGCGGCGCCCTCGCCTACCTGGTCGGACCGCAGGTCGCTCGCATCCCCTTCCTGGCGCGTCGCCTGGAGATTTTTCGTCCCCGCGGCGAAGCCCTCTTCAAACGGTGGGGCGCCTGGGCGGTAGGCATCGCCGCGGTCACGCCGATGCCCTTCTCCATCATTTGTTGGCTGGCGGGCATCTACCGCATGCCCTTCAAGCCCTTCTTCACCGCCACGCTGGTGCGTGTCCCCCGAGTCTGTCTCTACTACGGACTCTTTGCGCTGGGCTGGGCCAGCGCCGCTGGCTGA
- a CDS encoding choice-of-anchor D domain-containing protein yields the protein MKRITTPLAVALMSLVVGACGGDNFSSDVVPELTIDLNEASITIDQVGPADRTTTIASPIIMRNSGKGELKVTKLEWVARPDRLEAYFDGPNSTSLDDGRCSEDTECAGGGVCLSSGVCRDAGFGELPFEVGNRYDLNFLLRRGDTISCPAPGAEVPELIAEVYCGELRIETNATNDAGVVEDGNATIYFVTAGGSGQMVLQPGLIQFTGATAGVAQSAQFTIENQAPSPLTIERGDFGENAHLFEITPPVFDRVIAGNSTESFTLTYSPSAGAGEPELEFSTNLQFSSSSVTTSPAITIEVTQGVGDAPSIEVDPQQLDFADANSRALVVRNYGGATLSISQLRVTPTEAAAFYRVMYQGEDILANFPSGAERPRVPRMTGEEPSELELIVEYDDSATGSSVGTLEILHNDAVAGNKSFVTLLGASSEVAVGEVFPTIFSLRANGPQVEREVAIYNDGNTELEITGVDIQGLGTTTDVDLFSFEGFEGTVAPGAIHTAKVIYTGESEFRHNVVATLESNHAGQADAMTLAVNAVSIGASTMDLSVSPSFSGEALVGQETLLTLNDAGGVANLANARWYILERPEGSELLTRGFGSSVRFVPDVAGNYRFAVLALDSSNREEQVIFEFTATN from the coding sequence ATGAAACGTATCACAACCCCTCTTGCCGTGGCTCTGATGAGTCTTGTGGTGGGCGCCTGTGGCGGTGACAACTTTAGCTCGGATGTGGTGCCGGAGCTGACGATCGACCTCAACGAGGCCTCGATCACCATCGATCAGGTCGGTCCTGCCGATCGCACCACGACGATCGCCTCGCCGATCATCATGCGTAACTCCGGCAAAGGCGAGCTGAAGGTGACCAAGCTCGAGTGGGTCGCTCGCCCCGATCGTCTGGAGGCTTACTTTGACGGTCCCAACTCCACCAGTCTGGACGATGGGAGGTGCTCCGAAGATACGGAGTGCGCCGGGGGCGGCGTCTGCCTCTCCAGTGGTGTGTGCCGGGACGCCGGGTTTGGAGAGCTGCCCTTTGAGGTGGGGAACCGCTACGACCTGAACTTCTTGCTGCGTCGCGGCGACACGATCAGTTGCCCGGCGCCCGGCGCCGAGGTGCCCGAGCTGATCGCCGAGGTGTACTGTGGCGAGCTGCGCATTGAGACCAATGCCACCAATGATGCCGGCGTGGTCGAAGATGGTAACGCCACGATCTACTTTGTGACCGCCGGCGGAAGCGGCCAGATGGTGCTTCAGCCGGGCCTTATTCAGTTCACCGGGGCCACCGCCGGAGTGGCGCAGAGCGCGCAGTTCACCATTGAGAACCAGGCGCCGAGTCCGCTGACCATCGAGCGAGGCGACTTCGGGGAGAACGCGCATCTTTTTGAAATCACCCCGCCGGTCTTTGACCGGGTGATTGCGGGCAACTCCACCGAGAGCTTCACCCTGACCTACAGCCCCTCGGCGGGAGCGGGCGAGCCGGAGCTGGAGTTTTCGACCAACCTGCAGTTCTCCAGCAGCTCGGTGACCACGTCTCCGGCGATCACCATCGAGGTGACCCAGGGCGTGGGGGATGCCCCCTCGATTGAGGTCGACCCGCAGCAGCTTGATTTTGCCGACGCGAACTCCCGGGCGCTGGTGGTGCGAAATTATGGTGGTGCCACGCTGAGTATTTCCCAGCTGCGCGTGACTCCGACCGAGGCCGCCGCGTTCTACCGGGTGATGTATCAGGGCGAGGATATCCTGGCGAACTTCCCCTCGGGGGCCGAGCGCCCGCGCGTGCCTCGGATGACCGGCGAAGAGCCTTCGGAACTGGAGCTGATCGTGGAGTACGACGATTCGGCGACGGGATCCTCTGTGGGCACCCTGGAGATCCTCCATAACGATGCGGTTGCCGGTAACAAGTCCTTTGTCACGTTGCTCGGAGCATCCAGTGAGGTTGCGGTGGGCGAGGTCTTCCCGACGATCTTCTCGTTGCGCGCCAACGGTCCGCAGGTGGAGCGGGAGGTCGCCATCTACAACGACGGCAATACCGAGCTGGAGATCACCGGCGTTGATATTCAGGGCCTGGGTACCACCACTGATGTGGATCTCTTCAGCTTTGAGGGCTTCGAGGGGACCGTGGCGCCGGGAGCCATTCACACCGCGAAGGTGATCTACACCGGTGAGAGCGAGTTCCGGCACAATGTGGTCGCCACCCTGGAGTCGAACCATGCCGGGCAGGCTGACGCGATGACGCTGGCGGTCAACGCGGTGTCGATCGGTGCCTCGACCATGGATCTGAGCGTCTCCCCCTCGTTCTCCGGCGAGGCGCTGGTGGGCCAGGAGACCTTGCTGACCCTGAACGATGCCGGTGGCGTGGCCAACCTGGCTAACGCGCGTTGGTACATTCTGGAGCGTCCCGAGGGCAGCGAGCTGTTGACCCGTGGTTTCGGCTCCAGCGTAAGGTTTGTGCCCGATGTCGCCGGAAACTACCGCTTTGCGGTGCTGGCGTTGGACTCCAGCAACCGCGAAGAGCAGGTGATCTTCGAGTTCACCGCGACGAACTGA
- the rpsU gene encoding 30S ribosomal protein S21: MARRDDKLGPLEVEVRDNNVNRAINRLKREIGREGVSRELKRRRFYEKPSVAKRRKMREAERRRRKEERRRENR; encoded by the coding sequence ATGGCCCGACGAGACGACAAGCTCGGCCCGCTCGAAGTAGAAGTTCGTGACAACAACGTGAACCGCGCCATCAACCGCCTCAAGCGTGAGATTGGTCGTGAAGGTGTGAGCCGTGAGCTCAAGCGTCGCCGCTTCTACGAGAAGCCCAGCGTCGCCAAGCGCCGCAAGATGCGTGAGGCGGAGCGCCGTCGCCGCAAGGAAGAGCGTCGTCGCGAGAACCGTTAA
- a CDS encoding serine/threonine protein kinase, with the protein MRICPKCNRRFPDNTLFCPDDGKALVHRVDNPSPAAGQPSARSQSAVDAPPRRSTMPPPDLNNLVGQRLFGEYTITKKLGEGGMGAVYLAQQDSIDQKIAVKVLHEHAAESDELIQRFHREARVVSMLTHPNIIRVFIFGRTEGGLLYLAMEYVEGQSLRERMDAQPLEEIQAIKLMKQLCSGLSEAHDLGIIHRDLKPDNVLLTNFRGESNFVKILDFGIAKLNEADGKPEQQKLTQAGIVYGTPEYLSPEQAQALELDHRTDIYSLGVMLYELITGTVPFQGATPVQILTAHVFSEVPSPSSVSPVPVAPTMERIIMRALSKDPGERFEDAMAMFEALLAREQEIIRERGLSGRAAYVPGMELTGMYRAIDLSQEAPGAASPDAMSSFESSPTLATNAPVFQTAEAGGGAAAAALPQPARPQAGADSSRTILTAVIGIAAVVFVVLIAIIGFLLFR; encoded by the coding sequence ATGCGGATCTGCCCTAAATGCAACCGTCGTTTCCCAGACAACACGTTGTTTTGCCCCGACGACGGGAAAGCTCTCGTCCACCGCGTCGACAACCCCTCCCCCGCCGCCGGACAGCCATCCGCCCGCTCCCAGAGCGCGGTCGATGCGCCGCCGCGCCGCAGCACGATGCCGCCGCCCGACTTAAACAACCTGGTCGGCCAGCGCCTCTTTGGGGAATACACCATCACGAAAAAACTCGGTGAAGGGGGGATGGGCGCGGTCTATTTAGCGCAGCAAGACTCCATCGACCAGAAGATCGCGGTGAAGGTGCTCCACGAGCACGCCGCTGAGAGCGATGAGCTCATCCAGCGCTTCCACCGGGAAGCCCGCGTTGTCTCCATGCTCACCCACCCCAACATCATCCGCGTCTTTATCTTCGGACGCACCGAGGGTGGACTTCTCTACCTGGCCATGGAGTATGTCGAGGGTCAGAGCCTGCGCGAACGCATGGACGCTCAGCCGCTGGAAGAGATCCAGGCTATCAAGCTGATGAAGCAGCTTTGCAGCGGGCTCTCCGAAGCCCACGACCTGGGGATCATCCACCGCGACTTAAAGCCCGACAACGTCTTGCTGACCAACTTTCGTGGGGAGTCGAACTTCGTCAAAATCCTCGACTTTGGCATCGCCAAACTCAACGAAGCCGACGGCAAGCCCGAGCAACAAAAGCTCACCCAGGCCGGCATTGTTTATGGCACCCCCGAATACCTCTCGCCAGAACAGGCTCAGGCGTTGGAGCTGGATCACCGCACCGACATCTACAGCCTGGGCGTGATGCTCTACGAGTTGATCACCGGCACGGTGCCCTTCCAGGGCGCCACCCCCGTGCAGATTCTGACCGCGCACGTCTTCAGTGAGGTGCCCTCGCCCTCCAGCGTCAGCCCGGTGCCGGTGGCCCCGACCATGGAGCGCATCATCATGCGTGCGCTCTCCAAAGATCCCGGCGAACGCTTCGAAGACGCGATGGCCATGTTCGAAGCGCTGCTCGCCCGCGAGCAAGAGATCATCCGCGAGCGCGGCCTCAGCGGGCGAGCGGCCTACGTCCCGGGCATGGAACTCACCGGCATGTATCGTGCGATCGATCTGAGCCAGGAAGCCCCCGGCGCCGCTTCGCCCGACGCGATGTCCTCCTTCGAAAGCTCCCCCACGCTGGCGACCAACGCCCCGGTATTTCAAACCGCCGAGGCCGGCGGCGGCGCCGCCGCCGCGGCACTCCCGCAGCCCGCCCGCCCCCAGGCCGGCGCCGACTCCTCGCGCACCATCCTCACCGCGGTGATCGGCATCGCCGCGGTGGTCTTCGTGGTGCTCATCGCCATCATCGGATTCTTGCTCTTCCGCTGA
- a CDS encoding N-formylglutamate amidohydrolase → MSEPGIMRIERPEEQRVPVIVDVPHAGEWIPADVHEEMVIGEKVLRRDLDLYVDQIWAKTTDMGATLVASNVSRYVVDLNRAEDDISPETVDGGKRILRPGYYQDRGVVWRTTTARTPVMAGPMSKAAFKKRLNTYYHPYHQALTAEIERVKSQFGYCILLDGHSMPSMGRKGHDDPGRKRAEIVPGDVEGQACDTTLRWLVEEHFREQGFSVRSNEPYKGGWITRHYGQPQQGVHAIQIEIRRDLYMDERSFRIRREGLERLAEACVALIPRCGELDEEALKPSKRPRF, encoded by the coding sequence ATGAGCGAACCAGGTATCATGAGAATTGAGCGTCCGGAGGAGCAACGCGTCCCGGTGATCGTCGACGTGCCACACGCAGGGGAGTGGATCCCTGCCGATGTGCACGAGGAGATGGTGATTGGCGAGAAGGTGCTGCGCCGAGATCTGGACCTGTATGTGGATCAAATCTGGGCGAAGACCACCGATATGGGGGCGACGCTGGTCGCTTCTAACGTGTCACGCTACGTGGTGGATCTGAACCGCGCTGAGGATGACATCTCGCCGGAGACGGTGGATGGCGGCAAACGCATCCTGCGACCGGGATACTATCAGGATCGGGGCGTGGTCTGGCGTACCACCACGGCGCGTACGCCGGTGATGGCCGGTCCGATGAGTAAGGCGGCGTTTAAGAAGCGCCTCAACACCTATTATCATCCCTACCATCAGGCGTTGACCGCCGAGATTGAGCGGGTGAAGAGCCAGTTTGGTTATTGCATCTTGCTCGACGGGCACTCAATGCCTTCGATGGGGCGCAAAGGGCATGATGACCCGGGTCGCAAGCGGGCGGAGATCGTGCCCGGCGATGTGGAGGGTCAGGCCTGTGACACGACCTTGCGGTGGCTGGTGGAAGAGCACTTCCGGGAGCAGGGCTTCAGCGTACGCTCCAATGAGCCCTATAAGGGCGGGTGGATCACGCGTCATTACGGGCAGCCTCAGCAGGGGGTGCACGCTATTCAGATCGAGATCCGTCGGGATCTTTACATGGATGAACGCAGCTTCCGGATCAGACGCGAGGGGCTGGAGCGGTTGGCCGAGGCGTGTGTGGCGTTGATTCCACGCTGTGGCGAGCTTGATGAAGAGGCGCTCAAGCCCTCGAAGCGGCCGCGTTTTTAA
- a CDS encoding esterase/lipase family protein, whose protein sequence is MAHHQVFLVAGFFGFSNLGGITYFHHVREALEDAFARAGHRVSVFSVPTLPTGSIRRRSAVLAEALARHADTPGPIHLVGHSTGGLDTRLLVTQNVSLPVASEIDVEALARRVRSVTTVASPHLGTPMATFFNNFFGENILRAISLGTIYTLRFGRLPLRALIELAGIVTRVDRVLGLDNTILDQFYHELFKDFDAERRDEISAFLNQIRVDRSVVGQLTPGAIDLFNASTGDRPSVRYGSVVTRAPGFALSTVRRLGLDAYAHASHALFRALQIISARSGDYPPLSQAQEEVLIEAFGHLPGRRDNDGVVPTLSQVHGQVIHATVADHLDVCGHFNDAHHTPPHVDWFISGSAFTRERFHALWDDVATFQLESSGDGPPQQGC, encoded by the coding sequence ATGGCGCATCATCAGGTCTTTCTGGTCGCGGGTTTCTTCGGGTTTTCGAACCTCGGCGGGATCACCTACTTTCATCACGTGCGCGAAGCGCTGGAAGACGCGTTTGCGCGCGCCGGCCATCGCGTAAGTGTTTTCAGTGTGCCAACCCTGCCCACCGGCTCGATTCGCCGGCGCAGCGCGGTGTTGGCCGAGGCCCTGGCGCGTCACGCTGACACTCCGGGGCCCATTCATCTGGTGGGGCATTCCACCGGGGGGCTTGATACCCGGTTGTTGGTCACCCAGAACGTCTCGCTGCCGGTAGCATCGGAGATCGATGTCGAGGCGCTCGCTCGCCGCGTGCGCTCGGTGACCACGGTGGCCAGTCCGCATCTGGGGACGCCGATGGCCACCTTTTTTAATAACTTTTTTGGCGAAAACATCCTGCGCGCGATCTCGCTGGGAACGATTTACACCCTTCGCTTCGGGCGTCTGCCGCTGCGGGCGCTGATCGAACTGGCAGGGATCGTGACGCGGGTGGACCGGGTGCTCGGGCTCGACAATACGATCCTGGATCAGTTCTATCATGAGCTCTTCAAGGATTTTGATGCCGAGCGACGCGACGAAATCAGTGCGTTTCTCAACCAGATCCGCGTGGATCGCTCGGTGGTCGGTCAGCTAACTCCCGGAGCCATCGACCTGTTTAACGCATCGACCGGCGATCGTCCCTCGGTGCGCTATGGCTCGGTGGTCACCCGGGCGCCCGGCTTTGCGTTGAGCACGGTGAGGAGGCTGGGGTTGGATGCCTACGCGCACGCGTCGCACGCGCTCTTTCGCGCGTTGCAGATCATCAGCGCGCGCAGTGGCGATTACCCCCCGCTGAGTCAGGCTCAGGAAGAGGTGCTGATCGAGGCCTTCGGGCATCTGCCCGGGCGTCGCGATAACGACGGCGTGGTGCCCACACTCTCCCAGGTGCATGGGCAGGTGATTCACGCCACGGTGGCCGATCATCTCGATGTGTGCGGGCATTTCAACGACGCTCACCACACCCCGCCTCACGTGGACTGGTTTATCTCGGGGTCGGCCTTTACCCGGGAGCGTTTCCACGCGCTCTGGGACGATGTAGCGACGTTCCAGCTGGAGAGTTCCGGGGACGGGCCTCCGCAGCAGGGCTGCTGA